One window of the Zea mays cultivar B73 chromosome 3, Zm-B73-REFERENCE-NAM-5.0, whole genome shotgun sequence genome contains the following:
- the LOC100277712 gene encoding uncharacterized protein LOC100277712, with product MAVSSGMVFSVRPPAPARPCACSATARARPVGDGAKWWAPLLGWSGQPDYIDARPASEDEPLPRGPASASASARRFGVLTEDKARRLRVQMMETESFHDAMYHSAIASRLASAAPDARP from the coding sequence ATGGCAGTGTCATCAGGGATGGTCTTCTCCGTCCGCCCGCCGGctccggcccggccctgcgctTGCTCTGCCACGGCGAGGGCGCGCCCCGTCGGCGACGGCGCCAAGTGGTGGGCGCCGCTGCTGGGGTGGTCCGGGCAGCCGGACTACATCGACGCGCGGCCGGCGTCCGAGGACGAGCCTCTGCCGCGGGggccggcctcggcctcggcctcggccaggCGGTTCGGCGTGCTGACGGAGGAcaaggcgcggcggctgcgcgtgcAGATGATGGAGACGGAGAGCTTCCACGACGCCATGTACCACTCCGCCATCGCGTCCCGCCTCGCCTCCGCCGCGCCCGACGCCAGGCCCTAG